In Corvus cornix cornix isolate S_Up_H32 chromosome 4A, ASM73873v5, whole genome shotgun sequence, one genomic interval encodes:
- the NEXMIF gene encoding LOW QUALITY PROTEIN: neurite extension and migration factor (The sequence of the model RefSeq protein was modified relative to this genomic sequence to represent the inferred CDS: deleted 2 bases in 1 codon): MDDQQEQDCASEDQETILINGVKENEPRALDGDERPCSAAEAAVPFPALSAAPKESPACHRAATAKKPCLLSPPSPLRLTDVPEHASDDSSAHAISLTSCVTKGMSSWSLPGDCEKAPFTMMEPGGMSALTGDCLMQPSRTCLGCFIESKDGIDAEPGISLKVGDINRDYDTCSVSDIGIHCMSTGETMRYGDQLLSDQLLSFPMHKSRAADKRDAEKSDSDSEDPTQKNYYEGLLLDKCNGEEPLLTNPNQEWGYFESFISESKIELLDLCSKNELSVNLFSEEDVDNYMFDDDDSTLGSDVCSLKIRYESFQDNVREKTTTLQEDAQFNFFPSVFSNCTKRDSRSTLKRGPSGATDPSQFKSEEGIIWGEEEEDGEEEDGEEEEKAALNKSCNSTEMVQYVGSKRSHFLDSVNSTEDSGEFSDDSTCTESSYDVLRDIKDCSRYLARDHSGSFIQQNYGLRAKRKVRYSDDYLYDVDSIENEKILDKKEWLPDGPKEEDDDEWCPKKRRKVSRKEPPVIIKYIIINRFKGEKHMLVKLSKVDANETTVTLNEELLSKYKKLAPLKGFWQERQQSRLDLLRSSLYHKQNFYLNGSDASFLPHPRKRKCKLANRHRIQRIKAIEQSVNKLGSCSSDHKQPCSSKEDVGLKGLPALAIATPSCANGLHVHDIAGIAVKCKPQEREHKGTERKVLRRIKFKSEARLKCKKIKAATSTAEDSPALENQDSAARLKDENSPCASDSSHLPECHEDKVAKNSPFLPSTSSSDKPLPSANITTNVPLIPGGYLQTLLDASDLSSNTGIPYFAQHPSEQQQHPLPSIVPPEKPFPSLQPAQSCVLSPPSESELQQSPGHLEMEQGGFGSMWPASKGSERQDFPGDMPEAAGMPSEFAPGTDGLPASGYTQVNLNSGKLLYQKNYMPDSQQVQSDDSYQSCHFNNGEGRFHFQRGTLSTDDGRLISFDSVGSLSVSSSNYSSLSLKSCEKDGEDDINDDFLAHCSPKLVIQQSIDEITPLKESTDLLDISNFTPDRFRQSSLSEMSPPDTPNLSPQIAGSDAKPLGTLKGFQESPQATLNSSEKVKWNCGVLQTEDQADNGFALNNHQFQFHMFNDEDSVSLLEKSPCLSTFNEPSGQISTNSKVSKSKRKSSSSKNVGTNQSSSQKATRKKSPKTNKGTDKPQGKNSRQAPKSTRKGKNTAGVNGEKAPAVGGRAVTQLGTVATATKGVTEGTQHCGPAGVKLGKHNGLSGEWALGKEGGTGWSEASLGNATSLLDDDQREFEEPSNILSNIASGMADVQRFMMASIEPLWGPVGHNSVPDIFRSPESNSLKLKTLKILAGTSQESKKKANGGSPGAAKNHKSNNKGSSKNSKAVTCDPGRPNCSTGFTTDIHAPFFDKNYSNLSTLGNNGPTHKKLYRHKSSSKSLRDENCKIKRTDREQPHKDPPVTAAFEKLRESDSILLKAETAFLGFPVFEEETPFSRKTVDVWFFSYHFFFGCFFFFSPLVPFQNLPCGLLKCKC, translated from the exons agccaaga GCCCTGGACGGCGATGAGAGGCCCTGCAGCGCCGCCGAGGCCGCGGTGCCGTTCCCGGCGCTGAGCGCGGCTCCCAAGGAGAGCCCCGCGTGCCACCGCGCCGCGACGGCCAAGAAGCCCTGCCTGCTGAGCCCCCCGTCGCCGCTGCGCCTCACGGATGTCCCCGAGCACGCCTCGGACGACTCCTCCGCCCACGCCATCTCCCTCACGTCCTGCGTGACCAAGGGCATGAGCTCCTGGTCGCTGCCAGGCGACTGCGAGAAGGCTCCTTTCACCATGATGGAGCCCGGGGGGATGTCGGCGCTGACGGGAGACTGCCTGATGCAGCCGAGCCGGACCTGTCTGGGCTGCTTTATTGAATCCAAGGATGGCATTGATGCGGAGCCGGGAATAAGCTTGAAAGTGGGGGATATAAATAGGGATTATGATACCTGTTCGGTCTCTGATATAGGGATTCACTGCATGAGCACAGGAGAAACCATGAGATATGGGGATCAACTGCTTTCAGACCAGCTTTTAAGCTTCCCTATGCATAAATCGAGGGCAGCGGACaaaagagatgcagaaaaatcTGACAGTGATTCAGAGGACCCCactcagaaaaattattacGAGGGATTACTATTAGACAAGTGCAATGGTGAGGAACCTTTACTAACAAATCCCAACCAGGAATGGGGCTATTTTGAATCTTTCATTAGTGAAAGTAAAATTGAGCTGCTTGACCTCTGCTCCAAAAATGAGCTTTctgtaaatctgttttctgaGGAAGACGTGGATAATTACATGTTCGATGATGACGATTCCACCTTGGGAAGTGATGTCTGCTCCCTAAAGATTAGATACGAATCTTTCCAGGACAATGTGCGGGAGAAGACCACCACCCTACAAGAGGACGCCCAGTTCAACTTCTTCCCCAGTGTGTTCAGCAACTGCACCAAAAGGGACAGCAGGAGCACCCTGAAAAGGGGGCCCAGCGGTGCCACCGACCCTTCTCAGTTCAAATCCGAGGAAGGCATCatctggggggaggaggaggaggacggcGAGGAAGAGGAcggcgaggaggaggagaaagctgCCTTAAATAAATCTTGCAACAGCACAGAGATGGTGCAGTACGTGGGCTCCAAGAGGAGCCACTTCTTGGACTCAGTGAATTCCACGGAGGACTCCGGGGAGTTCAGCGACGACAGCACTTGCACAGAGTCCTCCTACGACGTGCTGCGGGATATCAAGGACTGCAGCCGGTACCTGGCCCGGGACCACTCCGGCTCCTTCATCCAGCAGAACTACGGGTTGCGGGCGAAGAGGAAAGTGCGATACAGCGACGACTACCTGTACGATGTGGACTCCATCGAGAACGAGAAGATCCTGGACAAGAAGGAGTGGCTCCCGGACGGGCCCAAGGAGGAGGACGACGACGAGTGGTGCCCCAAGAAACGGCGAAAAGTCTCTCGCAAGGAGCCCCCCGTGATCATCAAGTACATCATCATTAACAGGTTTAAAGGGGAGAAGCATATGCTGGTGAAGCTCAGCAAAGTGGATGCCAACGAGACAACTGTTACTCTGAACgaggagctgctcagcaaaTACAAGAAGCTGGCCCCACTGAAGGGCTTctggcaggagaggcagcagagccggCTGGATTTGCTCAGATCGTCTCTCTACCACAAGCAGAATTTCTATCTTAACGGCTCAGATGCTTCGTTCCTCCCTCACCCACGGAAGCGAAAATGCAAGCTAGCAAACAGGCACCGGATTCAAAGAATTAAAGCCATCGAGCAATCAGTGAACAAGCTGGGCTCTTGCTCCTCTGATCACAAGCAGCCTTGCAGCAGTAAGGAGGACGTGGGCCTGAAAGGGCTGCCGGCGTTAGCCATCGCCACCCCCAGCTGTGCCAACGGATTACACGTCCACGACATCGCGGGCATCGCCGTGAAATGCAAACCGCAGGAGCGGGAGCACAAGGGGACGGAGCGGAAAGTGCTCCGCAGAATCAAATTCAAAAGTGAAGCCAGGTTGAAGTGCAAGAAGATCAAAGCTGCCACCAGTACGGCGGAGGactccccagcactggaaaacCAGGACTCTGCAGCGCGTCTGAAGGACGAAAACAGTCCCTGTGCTTCAGACAGCTCCCATCTCCCAGAGTGCCACGAGGATAAGGTTGCTAAAAATTCTCCTTTCCTACCATCCACCTCCTCTTCAGACAAGCCTCTGCCATCTGCTAATATCACCACCAATGTACCCCTGATCCCCGGAGGGTATCTGCAGACGTTGTTAGATGCTTCGGATCTGTCGAGCAACACCGGTATCCCGTACTTCGCCCAGCACCCctccgagcagcagcagcacccgcTCCCCAGCATCGTCCCGCCGGAGAAGCCCTTCCCGTCCCTGCAGCCGGCGCAGAGCTGCGTGCTCTCCCCACCCTCCGAGTCGGAGCTGCAGCAGTCGCCCGGCCACTTGGAGATGGAGCAGGGCGGCTTCGGCAGCATGTGGCCGGCCAGCAAGGGCAGCGAGCGCCAGGACTTCCCCGGGGACATGCCGGAGGCGGCCGGAATGCCGAGCGAGTTTGCCCCGGGCACGGACGGCCTCCCCGCCTCTGGATACACTCAAGTCAATCTGAATAGCGGCAAATTGCTAtaccaaaaaaattacatgccGGATAGCCAACAAGTGCAGTCTGATGATTCTTATCAGTCATGTCATTTCAATAATGGAGAGGGGCGCTTTCATTTCCAACGAGGTACACTCAGTACGGATGATGGCAGGCTCATTAGTTTTGATTCAGTGGGTTCATTGTCAGTTAGTTCTAGCAATTACAGTTCTTTAAGTTTAAAGTCTTGTGAAAAGGACGGCGAGGATGATATTAATGATGATTTCTTGGCCCACTGCAGTCCCAAGCTAGTGATCCAGCAGAGCATAGATGAAATCACCCCTTTGAAGGAGTCCACGGACCTTTTAGACATTTCCAACTTCACGCCTGATAGGTTCCGCCAGTCGTCGCTTTCGGAGATGTCCCCTCCAGACACTCCCAACCTGTCCCCGCAGATAGCTGGCTCTGATGCCAAGCCTCTGGGCACCCTGAAGGGCTTTCAGGAGAGCCCCCAGGCCACCCTCAACAGCTCCGAGAAGGTCAAGTGGAACTGTGGGGTCCTGCAGACCGAGGATCAGGCAGATAATGGGTTTGCTTTAAATAATCACCAGTTCCAGTTCCATATGTTCAACGATGAAGATTCTGTCAGCCTTCTCGAAAAGAGTCCATGCTTGTCAACATTTAATGAGCCATCTGGTCAAATTAGCACCAATAGCAAAGTGTCAAAATCGAAGAGGAAAAGTTCATCCAGCAAGAATGTGGGTACAAACCAAAGCTCTTCCCAGAAAGCCACCCGGAAAAAATCGCCCAAAACCAACAAAGGAACCGATAAGCCGCAAGGGAAAAACTCCAGGCAGGCACCCAAATCcaccaggaaagggaaaaacacagcGGGAGTCAACGGCGAGAAGGCTCCGGCTGTTGGTGGCAGGGCGGTCACTCAGCTGGGCACCGTGGCCACGGCCACCAAGGGCGTGACCGAGGGCACTCAGCACTGCGGCCCGGCCGGGGTGAAGCTGGGCAAGCACAACGGGCTCTCCGGAGAGTGGGCGCTGGGAAAAGAGGGGGGCACGGGCTGGTCGGAAGCCAGCCTGGGCAACGCCACCAGCCTCCTGGACGACGACCAGAGGGAGTTCGAGGAGCCTTCCAACATCCTGTCCAACATCGCGTCGGGAATGGCCGATGTCCAGAGGTTTATGATGGCCTCCATCGAGCCCCTGTGGGGGCCCGTCGGCCACAACAGCGTTCCCGACATATTCCGGTCACCGGAGTCCAACAGCCTGAAACTGAAAACTCTTAAAATTTTGGCAGGGACATCCCAAGAGTCGAAGAAGAAGGCGAACGGTGGCTCGCCGGGGGCGGCGAAGAACCACAAGTCAAACAACAAGGGCTCAAGCAAAAACAGCAAAGCCGTGACCTGCGACCCCGGTCGCCCCAACTGCTCCACCGGCTTCACCACGGACATTCATGCTCCCTTTTTTGATAAAAACTATAGTAACCTGAGCACTTTAGGCAATAATGGACCTACCCATAAAAAACTCTACCGTCATAAATCCAGTTCGAAATCACTGAGGGATGAGAACTGTAAAATCAAGCGGACGGACCGTGAACAGCCCCACAAGGACCCACCCGTGACAGCTGCTTTTGAGAAACTGAG ggaatCAGACTCCATTCTTCTTAAAgcagaaacagcatttttggGTTTTCCTGTATTTGAAGAAGAGACTCCCTTTTCTAGAAAGACGGTTGATGTTTGGTTCTTttcttaccatttttttttcggttgttttttctttttt tccccattggtTCCTTTTCAAAATCTGCCTTGTGGTCTGTTGAAATGTAAGTGCTGA